Below is a genomic region from Miscanthus floridulus cultivar M001 chromosome 1, ASM1932011v1, whole genome shotgun sequence.
AACCACATAAACAATTGGACCCGTGGTGGAGCTGAGGTCTTCCAGATGAAGACCACGCTTTCATCCGCTTCCTGTCCACGGGCTTTCAGAAGCTTGTATATACTTCCAGTCAGCGACGGAGCTTGCATGAATGTGTAGGGGGGGGGGGCAATTCAAATGTACACTGCTACAGTTTTTATCAATAGTAGTACAGCCAATTGGAATTCTATGGAAAATCTTTGTTTTTTCAAGTTCTATCTATATATACTGCAATGAACAATTGAAATTCTATCAAAAAAAGAACGAACAATGTACAGATTTACATACTTGTAAGCTGTGATCCACTAATCAGCAACAACAAGCATGGTACAAGAGGTGCAgaaattaattacatacatgcagCGACATGCAAACCTGTAGAGTGCAGCCGGAGCAAGGGGGGGGCCAGAACCCAGTTTGGCCCCCACGTAGCTCCGTCCGTGCTTCCAGTGTCCAATTTGCCTTCACCGCAGCTGAAAGGAGACAGCCGACGGTCCATATCTTCAGTTAAGTTTACTGCATCAATCACGTTCTGCATCTCCTGAAGTTGTTGCGCTGCCATTGTTGAAAGTCTGGAGACCATGGTACCCTGCAGTCCATCCTCGACAACCTGCTGCACCGAAACATCCTGTTGCCTGCAGTGACTGAGGAGGGCTGGGTATGTGTCTCCTAGAGCATCGTCACCATACCAAACGTCGAACCAGAAGGAAGTGCTCTTTCCGTCGCCGAGGTCAACAGTGGTGATGGCTTGGTAAAGGGGTAGGATGGATCGAAGTACATCCCAATGTTCCCCCTGCAGGTCTCCTTTCAGTGTTGCGATACATGCTCTCTGTCTTACCCATTGTGCCCATGCTGAATTTTCAGAGCAGTGCAATCTATGAACCAATTTCAGCAGCAAGCAAATGTTTTGCGTGCCCACATCCTTGATGCCCTGCCCTCCTAGGTCTTTTGTAGTGCACACATTTGGCCATGCCGCCAAACACTTTGATGGAGAGGCTTTCCCATCGGTTTTCCCAGACCACATGAAGGCGCGGCGTCGTTTGTCCATTTGCTGAATCACTGATGTAGGTAGTGGTAGAGAACTCGTGAAGTAGACGAGTTGGCTGTCTAGAACTGAATTAACAAGTACCACACGACCCATTGTGTTAAGGAGGCTCGCCTGCCAGGAAGCAAGATACTTGTCTGCTTTCTGAATATACGGAGTGTAAGCTGAGATGGACAACTTATTTACTGAAAGTGGGAGGCCCAAGTAGGTTTGAGGGAAACCTTCTCTTCTGCAACCCAGTTCACAAGCTTGCACTGTATCTTCAGCCATATGGATTGGCACAACCGTACTCTTGGCATAGTTAATATGCAGCCCTGTCATCCAATTTACCCAGAGATCATTGAAGCCCCTTGCTCGAAGAACTCTGAACAGACCCTCCCAATTCACCGTGTCAAATGCTTTGGCAAAATCCAATTTAAGCACCAGCGCCGGTAGCTTCCTTTTGTGACAGACTTGCACAATTTCAGTGGCGTACACAAATGTTTCTGAGATTGATCGCCCCCGAATgaaccctgtttggtttcatgccGAGGTGACCGGCCATCGTCTTCAGATCGATTCAGAGGACGCTATATATGCATGTCGCCGTTCGTGGTAGAACAAATAATGGGCGTGTTGTGTGTGAACATGGATGTGAATATGTGTGATGAGCACTCCTACTTTAATTTGGTATGTTTGTGAATAATAATTCTGACGGTCTGGTTTATTTGCAAAATCAAACCGAGTTGGTTGATCTTCCTCGGATTCCAACCACAATCATGCGCCATATGCCCATATGTATGGCTGCGACAGCAGTACGGAAGAGCAAAAGTAGCTAGGCCTCGCTATATCACGGTATGCCATTTCCAACGAGCCGATCGAAGCGGAGCACACCAAAACAAACTCATGTACCTTTTTCAGTTTTTTAGATTATGGTTAGCTATTACCTCTGTTCTGAATTATAAATAGTTTTAGCTTTTCtggtagacatagtgtatatctaagtgtatagaAAAATCCATGAGCTTAGAAAAAACTAGAATGAATTACAATTTGGAACGGCCCAATTAAAAGGAGCACATTGAAAGACTAACAAAAATACCAATGGACAAAGCTATAGCATGGCTGGCCATGCGTTAGGCCACTCGCACGGCCGGCCGCTCTGCACGTGCGCGCTCCTCTGTCGTCTTCCCGCGGTCCAACtgtctatcttcttcctccccgaggtCCCACCGTCCCGCCGCCACGGTCTCACCGCCCCGCTGCGGGCGAGCTAGGGTTTCGCCGGAGCTCAGCGGCCATGGCCGCTTTGGTGAAACCTTACCTCGCCCGCGgtgccaaccccccccccccctcccgccATGGACATGGCACCCCCACCCTAACTTGGCCGgctgcctccaccgccgccagggTCCCTAACTGCCATCCACGCTGCCTGGCCAGCCTCCCCCCCCCCAACCTTCTCTTCTAAGCCCGCCGAGTTGGGGAAGACGAGGTGgagagctcgccggaaccctagctcgcaaatctaggaggaggaggaggaagctgcCTACCTTACCAGGGCGGCACCGTCGTCGGAGCTGAACCCGCCGGAACCCCAAGCCAGCGCGGTGCAAGGTGCGGAGGGGCGAGGTCGTCGGGGAGGAGGTCGCCGGTtaccggagagagagagagagagagagagagagagagagagagagagagagagagagagcatgctGAGGCGTGGGGGTGTGCGGTGTGTTTATCGCCCGCACAACCATGACAAAGTCTTTACCTAAATATAAATACTTTGCTCCATGACTTGGCTCAGGATCAATCAATGCAGCCCCACTCACACAGTGTGCCATTCATCTCAAGAAAACACATTTGCAATACGTAAATGTTAACAAATATCTTGATATTAATCACTTTGCAATATCAATTTTGTTTCAGGCCAATTTTTCGTCACACATGATCTCACACTTACTTGTCCCACAATATTCCAAAAATTGCATATAAAACATAGCCGGCATTCCATCGGCACCTATAGCTCTGAGGTCATCAATATCTTCTAAGTCACGTTTAGCTCCCTCATCGGTATATTCTTTAATTAGAAATAATTAGAAAAtcattatttttttaaaagaacGGCAGGAGATCTACCAATTTGTGTACTGATAGAGAAGAGTTACAAAACATAGCAGTTACAATGGTCAAGTAGCTCATCATATTAGGAACCAATCTTCTAGTGTACATGATCAAGTAGCTCATCATAGCGTGAACGTGCTTGTGATTCAAAAAAAGTTCTATAAAATTAGTCATGTATAACTAGTTAATCCCTCTAGTATCCTCCACTACGCATCCACTACGCAGTCATGGTCGAGTCGTGAAACTGAATTACGATGGGTCTTACTGTCAGGCAACAAGTGCAAGGGGGGAAGGGGCCGATAGATTATCTCTTCGATTTCTTCGAAGATGAAGTAATCGCGTGTGCCTTCAGGGAATCAAAGCTGTTGTATTATTAGAACGAGAAGATACTCCATACGTTGCTGTGGTGATtgcaaaaaattaaaaataaaattaagTAGAGATGACATGAATAGTTTGCATTAAGAGGTTAAAAGTTAGTGAGATGACATGTCTACGAGTGACAGATGATGTGGATAGTAAGTGAAACATGATAAGGATGTCTTGCATGTTGAGATCGAACTTGAGATGACGTGAATAACTTGTATTAAGAAGTTGGAAGTTAATGGCATGACATGGCTATTAGTGGAAGATGATGTGGATGTCTTGTATATTAAGATAGAACTTGAGATGACATTGATAGCTTGCATTAAAAGGTTGGAAGTTAGTGGTATGACATGTCTATTAGTGCAAGATGACGGGGAtgtcttgcatgttgagatagaacttgagatgacatggatagcttgcattaagaggttAGAAATTAGTAGTATAACATGATTATTAGTGAAATATGATGTGAATGTTTTGGATATTGAGATATAACATGTAACGAGGATTAGGTTTATAAGAGATATCAGGCATCGCCCACGTTGAACTTGAGACTGATGCTTCGATGAGCACAACTGCACAAGTAGTTGCTGATAGGGACGATTACCGGATCTCCCACTCACGACGTTGACCCGTAACCATCCCAGCACACCTCAGCACGAAGCGGACATCCACTATGGACGACGCATTCGTGCAGGCCACCGAGCACCGGCCTGTGTCGCCCGTCCTCCAGGCCACCGGCGTCCCGGTCATCGACCTGTCACCGCTAGCTGGCACGCCGCCATCGCCGGGCACCGTGGATGCGCTGGCGGCCGAGGTGGGCGCGGCGTGCCGGGACTGGGGCTTCTTCGTCGCCGTGGGCCACGGCGTGCCGGAGGCGACGGTGGCGCGGGCGGTGGAGGTCGGGCGTGCGTTCTTCGCGCTGCCGCCGGAGCGCAAGGCGGCCATGCGGCGCACCGAGCAGGCGCCGCTCGGGTACTACGACGCCGAGCACACCAAGAACGTCCGGGACTGGAAGGAGGTGTTCGACATCTTCCCGCACGagccgccgacgacgacgacgcaggCCGACGACGAGCTGGTGTTCGTGAACAAGTGGCCGGACGACGGCGACCTGCCGGGGTTCCGGTACCCCTCTCTTCTCGCCACCTCTAGCATACTGTAGGTGACTCTGTCtgcacccaccaccaccaccgttgaCTCTGTTTCGCACGCAGAGCGGCACTGGAGGAGTACGCGGCGGCGATGGAGGAGCTAGCCTTCAAGCTGCTGGAGCTGATCGCTCGGAGCCTGCACCTGAGACCCAACCGGCTGCACGGCTTCTTCGGAGACGGTCAGACGACGTACATGCGGATGAACCGGTACCCTCCGTGCCCTCGGCCGGACCTCGCCCTCGGCCTCGGCCGCCACAAGGACAGCGGCGCCCTGACCATCCTGCGCCAGGACGACGACGTCGGCGGGCTCGACGTGCGGAAGCGGCCCGACGGCGAGTGGGTGCGCGTGGAGCCT
It encodes:
- the LOC136514529 gene encoding jasmonate-induced oxygenase 2-like isoform X1 gives rise to the protein MDDAFVQATEHRPVSPVLQATGVPVIDLSPLAGTPPSPGTVDALAAEVGAACRDWGFFVAVGHGVPEATVARAVEVGRAFFALPPERKAAMRRTEQAPLGYYDAEHTKNVRDWKEVFDIFPHEPPTTTTQADDELVFVNKWPDDGDLPGFRAALEEYAAAMEELAFKLLELIARSLHLRPNRLHGFFGDGQTTYMRMNRYPPCPRPDLALGLGRHKDSGALTILRQDDDVGGLDVRKRPDGEWVRVEPIRGSFVVNVGDVVQVWSNDRYESVEHRASVNSLKERFSIPYFFNPAMGTLVEPLEEMASEENPSRYDAYSWGEFFRTRRRSNFRKLDVDNIQIAQLRKDK
- the LOC136514529 gene encoding naringenin,2-oxoglutarate 3-dioxygenase-like isoform X2; the encoded protein is MDDAFVQATEHRPVSPVLQATGVPVIDLSPLAGTPPSPGTVDALAAEVGAACRDWGFFVAVGHGVPEATVARAVEVGRAFFALPPERKAAMRRTEQAPLGYYDAEHTKNVRDWKEVFDIFPHEPPTTTTQADDELVFVNKWPDDGDLPGFRAALEEYAAAMEELAFKLLELIARSLHLRPNRLHGFFGDGQTTYMRMNRYPPCPRPDLALGLGRHKDSGALTILRQDDDVGGLDVRKRPDGEWVRVEPIRGSFVVNVGDVVQVPACRSRCGAMTGTRAWSTGRR